The DNA sequence CCTCAGCTACGCGACGATCACCATCACGATCCACAGACAAACGGACACCATCCCACTCGAGGGAAATATTGCCTCGGATGTCTACTCGGACAGGTTCAGAACCTAATACAGATCTGATTACCCCCGACTCCCCCTCTGGGAGAAGAAGCTCTTGATAGATCGCGTGGTTGCGCAAATGAAGCTTGCGGGGCACAGTCAGGCAGTGCACCCATCCTTCCTGTGCAACTGTTGGGTGATCATCCTGCGCGGGCAGCCCCATCCAGCCCACGAGCCAGGCATCAGAACCGTTTACTGCAACCTGCGGTGCGTAGAATTCATAGCCGAAATCCAGCTCGCTGAATCCTCGCAAGACGCGGAAGGTCGTTCCTTCAAGCTTGCCGACGACATATCCGCACTGGTCAGAGCTTGCGTAGTGAGTAACCTCATCGTGGATTCGGTCCAATCCTTGTGGACAGAAAATCAGCACGTCGAGATCTTCGCCAGTTTCTTCATCGCGAAGCGTAAAAAGGTTGGGGCATTCCCACATGTAGCCACCGGGAACGAGATCAGGAGCAGAACCAGGTTGTGCATCACTGAGGTCAAAGGTGATTTCACCGGAGAATTCCCAGTTTTCAAGATCTGTCGAGCGGTATAGAACCGCTGCACCGGTGAGGTTTTCGCGTTGGGCCCCAAGAACCATTTTCCAACCATCACCATCAGGGCTGATCATGGGATCGCGGTAATGGGGTGTGAAACCGCTGGCGGGTCCGTCGATAAGCGGATTTTTAGGCGAACGGCGATGAATGCCTCCCATCAGCCCAGTTGGGTCCTCGACTTCGACGAGGTTTTGGGTGGCGCGGCGCTTGCCGTCAATTTTTAGGTTGCCGGTGTAGAAAAGTTTAAGTGTGCCGTCAGTAAATACGGCTCCACCGGAATAGCATCCATCCAGGTCATAGGATGCATCCGGGTAAAGAGCGTCGGGCAGGTGCGTCCAC is a window from the Corynebacterium faecale genome containing:
- the scrB gene encoding sucrose-6-phosphate hydrolase, whose amino-acid sequence is MCGAMHTELSSLRPAYHVTPPQGRLNDPNGMYVDGDTLHVYYQHDPGFPFAPKRTGWAHTTTPLTGPQRLQWTHLPDALYPDASYDLDGCYSGGAVFTDGTLKLFYTGNLKIDGKRRATQNLVEVEDPTGLMGGIHRRSPKNPLIDGPASGFTPHYRDPMISPDGDGWKMVLGAQRENLTGAAVLYRSTDLENWEFSGEITFDLSDAQPGSAPDLVPGGYMWECPNLFTLRDEETGEDLDVLIFCPQGLDRIHDEVTHYASSDQCGYVVGKLEGTTFRVLRGFSELDFGYEFYAPQVAVNGSDAWLVGWMGLPAQDDHPTVAQEGWVHCLTVPRKLHLRNHAIYQELLLPEGESGVIRSVLGSEPVRVDIRGNISLEWDGVRLSVDRDGDRRVAEVKPGELVIADDNTAIEITAGDGQVSFAFRAFKGDTIER